AGGTAAACCTTACCACCAATCTCTTTGGCACGTTTAACAATCTCGTCGTTCAGCGCCTGAGCGGTTAGAAGATGCGAATAGCACATATCTTCAAAGTTAATTGAAATAAACTGCGTCGAACTAACACCAGATTCTGTAATCTCCTGCTGAATCAGCTCCAACATAACCGACTTTCCACATCGGCGTATGCCAGTCATAACCTTAATCAAATCAGTTCCAATAAATGGACGAATACGGCTCATATACAGTTCACGTTTAATCATAAAACTTCACCACCCATACTTAACTAATTACAGTTTATCACACCTATAAGTGAAATTTAATAACAAAATTGATAGTTTATAAGTTATGACTGATAAAAGCAAAATCACATCTAACATCTCGACGTGAGGTTGAGGGGGTCAGTATAGACAAATTTCCAAGTTTTTCAAAAGCCTCGTATGTGGGAATATCTCCATAAATGCTAGAAACTGTTCCATCCAAATAGTCTGTATAAATTCTTAAATCACGGATACATAAGTTTTCAAACAAAATTCCCATGGTATTTAAATCACATATAAACTCATAGGTCGCATTAAAAGCCTGGAAATTCTTCCTGTACCCGTATGCATAGACTCGTCAAGTTCATTCGGTACTGCTTGCGTCTAATCGTTCTTCCAATAATTTATATGCAATTCTATGTAAATACTCCTTCACTATTTCCTCGCATACTCAATACTTAAGTGGATTTTATAAGTTATTCAAGCATTTGTCCAATTTTTATTCATGTATTTGTCTGTAATTTATTCAAGCACTTGTCAAGTTTCTGTTCAAGTATTTGGCCATTCTGCTGCTAATGTGAGATTATTAGGTTATTTTTGAAAGCCAGTCTAAATTCTTTGTTTTTCACTTATTTGCAGTCATTATCAATAGTTTGCTTACAATTGAAACTATGCTATTTTTATCTACGCCCTGAAAAGCTACTTTTTCTCCCAGTAACTCATTGCTATACGTTCTTTCATCGCCCCAACGAATGTGTGGTATTTCAAATTTTCCATCAAAGAATGCTGTTTCAATTAAGGAAACTCTGAAACCTTCATCTACAAGCGTTTCTATTTTAGGCATTAGCGTCCTCTCCCAATGCTGCTTCGGCATACTTCACACAGCCGGCAAAGTTAAATGTCTTCGCCATATCTGGATACTTTTTCCCTAAATTTTTGTACGCTTCTACTATTTCTCTGCTTCGTGTTTTAACAGCTAGGTCATCAATGATTTCGCTGATCCAAAAAAATTCTTTCGGTGTGCAGTCATTTTTCAAATACGTAACAGTTGAAGGCACGTCTTCCGACATGATTTCTATTTCTTCTTTCCAGCACATTTCTACGCCATAATCATATTCATCATGCGTTTCATTGCGCTTTTTAATTACCTCTTTAAACTTTTGTACATCCATTATTTATTACCTCTTTTCTTACTTGTTTGATTTGAATCAGAAGATTTATCAGTATCCTCAAGAAAATCTTCAGCACACTCTACACAAAAGCCAATGTGATATTCTTTAGTTTCTTCTGGATATTTATTCATCAAATTTTTATAACACTCTACAAGTTCTCTGCTTCGTGTCTTTTCAGCTAGATCATCGATAATCTCGCTAATCCATACAAATTCATCTGCCGTGCATTGATTTTGCAAGTACTCGATAGTTGACGGTATATCTTCAGCTAATATTTGAACTTCTTCTTTGTCACACATTTCTACGCCATAATCATATTCATCATGCGTTTCATTGCGCTTTTTAATTACCTCTTTAAACCTTTGTACATCCATTATTTATTACCTCTTTTCTTACTCGGTTGATTTGAATCGACGTGATTTACATCGTTTTGTAACGCAATTTCCAGTGCTTCTTCTGCATACGAAGCGCAGAACTCAAAGCTAAAAGTTTTTGCCATATCCGGATACTTTTTCCCTAAATTTTTGTACGCTTCTACTATTTCTCTGCTCTGTGTTTTAGCTGCTAGGTCATCAATGATTTCGCAAATCCAAGCAAATTCATCTGCTGTACACTCGTTTTTTAGGTATGTGACCGTAGAAGGCACGTCTTCCGACAATATTTCTATTTCTTCTTTCCAACATTCCTCTACGCCAACGTAGTATTCGTCAACAGTGTTAATCCGTTTTTGAATTACCTCTTTAAACCTTTGTACATCCATTATTTATTACCTCTTTTCTTACTTGTTTGATTTGAATCAGAAGATTTATCAGTATCCTCAAGAAAATCTTCAGCACACTCTACACAAAAGCCAATGTGATATTCTTTAGTTTCTTCTGGATATTTATTCATCAAATTTTTATAACACTCTACAAGTTCTCTGCTTCGTGTCTTTTCAGCCAGATCATCAATAATTTCGCTAATCCATACAAATTCATCTGCCGTGCATTTGTTTTGCAAGTACTCGATAGTTGATGGTATATCTTTAGACAATATTTCAACTTCCTCCTTCCAACACATTTCTAGTCCGTAAGTATATTCACTGTGTGTCTCATCACGTCTTTTAAGCACTTCTTTAAACTTTTGTACATCCATTATTTCGCCCTCTTTTATTACTTGGTTGATTTGAATCGGGAAAGATTGTGCCGATTTGACCGTGTGTTCGTATAACTCCAACACGCACGCCTTTCCAATTACCAAATACGATAACTCCATCCTTCACATGCTTATTTCCCTTTAAATTAGCAACATGTTCACCTGCATGTTTAATGTCTTTGGTTGTCCAATGTGCAGGAAACCACGCTTGATTAGTACCCTCTTGTTTTACAGGTTTCTTATGATCTGGCACATATCCAACTCTTACGCCATTGGGATATGTTTTCACGATATGATACTCAATGCCGTATTTATCCAATTCTTTAAGTCCTGTCTGACCATGGCCACCGGATTTCAAGCGGATGTGATTATCCTTCTGTGGCTTTGTGTATGCTCCCTCGTTAGAATGAACAACAGCAAATTGACTTCACCATATGCGTACGGTGAAGAGCTTTATTTATATTTAATTTCACCATATACCACGCCTTTCTACCTGTTCTTAAAAACAGGTTTTATTTCCATATTTTTCTTGTAGTTACTTAGTAGGCGTGATAAAATGTTCATTGCTTAGATGGGTGTTTTATAACGCCTACATAAAACGCTTTTGAATTGCTCCAACAATTCAGGAGCGTTTTAATTTACTAGTTCATTCACGTTTGTCCCCCCTTTTCTGTCAATTCATAAAACCCAAATGCTATCGGATCAATCTTTTTTATAAATTCTTCTTCATGACTAAATAATTTAAATCCGAATTTTTTATTACGACTTGTAATATTCGCGCTTGCATTGCGCGCAGCTTCAAAACTTACACCACAAAATGCCACAATCTCATTGGCAGATTCTATGCCCTTCAACATAAGATAAGCTGTTGGACACATAAAATGCCGTGCAAAATAATCAGCTAAATCATCTTTAGAATCATCTTCATCTTCGCAAATATAATGCCCAATTTCATGAAAAATAGAAAGACGGATTGCACCTTCTGATTCAAACAGGTCATTGTAATAAATGGTTGGAGGGTTTTCTTTAGACTCTTTAACAAAGAATGCGTGCTTTGATTTCTTATGCAACAATTTTTTAGCTTCATCGGAAAAAGCAGAATAGGGAACAAGAGCGATTTTCATCTTCCGACAAAGCTCTTTCGCGTCTATCGGGAATTTATCAATATTGTAATCGTCGTATATTGAATAAATCAACTTATCCAGTTTGTCATACTCACTTCCACTCCTATACATCTGCTTTACTCCCAAGAAGTAGTGCGATAAGCTCATTTTTTTCTTCAGCCGTCAGCTCTCCACCTTTCCTGGCAATCGCAGTAGAAATTGTTTCATAAGCACTTGTTTCATAAGCACTTGTTTCATAAGCACTTGTTTCACTATCTTCCCCCTCATCAAGAAGATACTCGGTTGCAACACCAAATGCCTTTGCAAAGTTCACAACAATATCAAGTCGTGGCCTACGCTCAGAACGAAGATACCGCGATACAGAACTTTCTGTAATACCGCTTAATTGTGATAGCTGCTTTTGATTGATGCCTCTGTCCAACATTAAGTTTTCAACTTTTTCTTGCCAGCTCATATCAATCCCTCCTTCAACGCTTGCAATTATACATTGCATTTTGGCAACCGTCAACATCAAAACATCGTATCTGTAAAATAGTGACTTCCAAATGTTGTATATGCACGAATCGACACCACACTTAAAGAAAATGCTGAAAACATTTTAAACCGGCTTGGCATAACACCGTCTTCTGCGATTCAAATGCTTTATAGTCAAATCGTTTTACAAAAAGGCATGTCCTTTGAACTTCGCCTGCCAGTAAATAAACCTACTGCTTTAGGTAACTTAACAAGAGATGAGTTAGATAAGGAATTGCAGAAAGGCTTAGACTCTCTAAGATCCGGCAAATCTTATAGTGCAGATGAAGTAGATCAGTTCTTTGCAAAGGAATATGGTGCATGAGTACAACTTATAACATCATCTATTCTCCGCAAGCGTTCCTTAATCTTAGTGAATTATACGAGTATATCTGTTTTCATTTCTTATAATCAACTGCCATGTAAAAACACTAAAAGTATGTACAAAACCCGGAAAATAAAAATCAGGAGAATGCGGAAATCAAAACCGAAAACCACATTCTTCTGATCAATTCCCGGCCAACTACCAGTTCTTACTTATCACGCAACTTACCAACTTGCGTAAATTCCTTATCCCCAACACACATCTTCTTATCAGTGAACTTTACTCGCATCATTCTGCTAATAATATACTCATCCGTTATCAGCACAAAAAATTGCTTTTCTTTTTTATTCACCAAGTAATACTGTTCACTGCCAATACTCTCTACCGCTTTACCGAATGCAAACGTATCAAACAAAGGAATGCCTCCGAACAAAGTAGTAATAAACCCGATAAAATTATCCATAAACTTTTCAGACGAATTGGGAATAAACTTCGTCACCGTGAGCATAATAATTTCAGCGTCTGGATATTCATCGCGAACAATTTGTTCCTTTATTTTGATTTTCTTACGTACACCCAATTTTGCATTAAGAGCATACTTCGCTAAATCAATAGGCTTCTTAATGATTGACAAATCAATAGCATTGTCTTTATCCAACAAATAGTCGACAGTGACACCCAGCGCATCCGCAATCATCTTCAAATTTGCAACATCCGGCAGACCGCGACCACCTTCCCACTTCGCTACCGCAGCACGCGATACCATAATCATTTCAGCAAGTTCTTCCTGAGTTAAACCCGCTTCCACGCGCGCATTTCTGATTTTTTCTCCTAACAACATCGTATAACTCCTTTCATTGGCTATGAGTTTTCGTTCTTAATGATTATTTGTTTTGCTCGTAATGCAATTAATAATCGCACTGCGTAATTACATGCTAACGCGCAACATATGAATAAAAAAGGAACGAACGAGAACACAAGCGTTACGAATCGTAACATGGCATTTTCTTAGCACACGCGCACTTTTTCTCCATATCCTGAGCAATTTGTTTTAAGTGCGCTTCTTCTCCTTACCATTTTTTCCTCCTAATTTTGAGTATAAAAAAAGACGATAGAGTTTTAACTGTCTATCGTCTAATACCTTTACTATGATATTTTTAAATCTTTTTCGACCAATATACTTTTAATAATTTAGAAAATAGTATTTGTACAAATGCAACTATTATTAACGCTAAAAAGGCTTCATAACTTATATATGCTACAATTAAAGAAACTATTACAATAACCATTGAAAATATAGGTATTATATTTGATCCTGACTTCATCTTTATTAATATCATTCTTTCATCTGTTTCTTTAGTATACATCTTCTCCAATACATCTCTATTTCTATATGCTCTACTAAGCATTGACATGTAGAATACAGATACAAGTTCAAGTCCAATAAAAAATCCTACTACATAATCTGTCACATCTTCTTTTAATGGAAATTTATATTTTAAGTAAAAATTTCCAATAATAACTGTGAGTAAGGCAACCATACATAATAAGACTAAAATACTAATTCTAAATCCTATTTCTTTTTTATATTTTTCTAATTTGTTCATATTAATCATCCTCTTCTATACTAAATATTTCTTCAATACTCATATCAAAAAACTTAGCAATTTTAAAAGCCAACGGCAGTGACGCTATATATTTTCCGGTTTCAATGGAAGTTATGGTCTGTCTTGTTACTCCAACTTCATTTGCCAATTCTTCTTGAGTTATTTTATGCTGCTTTCTTAATTGAGAAATTGTATTTTTCATTTTCCTCCTTCAATAGCAAGCTTGCTTTACATGCGTAGTATAGTTCACTTTGCTTTTTTTGTCAAGCTCGCTTTACTTTTTATAGTTTCTTAAACTAAAAAGACGATAGATTTTTAATGCCTTAGATTTTGAAGTTAATGCAGAAAGATAAGTCCGATGATTACCTTTCTATATTCCGCTGCCGAGATATGTCTCTACAGAACGCAAGCCGCATCTCACAGTTGTTTTTAAAAGCCAATGTTGACATTGGTTTTATTAGGTTCTGCTTTTTACAGAAATTATTTCAAATGGCCCTGTTTTCCTTCTTAGCCATTCATGTGTTTCCGCATCTGATTCATCTAAAACCTTAATGTTTAGAATAATATGAAGTTACAACTGCAACTACAATTACACCTATAATTATGGTTCCTACCACCACAAAAATAGCTTTCTCTGCCATTATTATTCCTTTTAATATTAAGAATGATTCTACTAATAGCAAAAGTCCAAGCAGCAATAACAACAGACCGGACATTGTCGCCAATCGAGTTTCATCAACACCTGATTTCGGAGTATATCCAGCTAAAATTCCTACTAATTTAAATTTCCATATCAATATCCCTACAATTGTCAATGTAATGCCTGCTAATAATGAGACAATAGTCATAAACAAGCCTCCTTATTTTTAGACTAATAAATTCTAGATTTTCTCACCATGATAATTAGCCTAAACCTTATTTTCCCACCTCGCAACCTGGGTGCAAAATAGAAATTAGCTGTAATAAATTCCTGCAGTTTCTTTACCAAAGCCTGAACTTCAACTGAATCGCTGTGTTGTGATTTTACCTTGCCAAATTCTGCAAAAATCAGCATGAGTTGTTGATGGAACATTTTTGTTTCCTCGCTGTTTCTCCTTAATTTCTTTGAGCGGAAATTCCAAAGCTTTAAACAGCAAACTGGATTGCAGTACCTTTAAATTAACCTTTCTACCACTATTCAAAGAAGATTTATTAGAAACACTTGACTATATAACCAATACACTGCAAAATCCCAAAACTGCTCACAGACTTGTTGACGATATAGAATCAGCAATCGATAAACGACTTGAATCGCCCCTCTTATTTGCTCCTTACCAATCATCAACAACCCTAGAACACCCCTACTACAGGATTAGCGTACGCAACTTTTCTGTTTTTTTACGTTGTCATCGACGACACTGAGGAAGATATCTTTTCCTACCCTAAAATATCTGCACAAGTTTTATAGGTTTTATCTATTAGAAACTTATAGTTTTCTAAGATCGATAAGCTGGGAGTTGTCAGCTAATAAGTTTACTTGCCAACTTGTACACTTGATTTGTTTCTTTGCTTTCCAACTTCCAGCTATTAAGTTCAACTTTAATTTGCGAATCTCCAGCTTTCAGCCTTGCTTCTCGATTCGATAAGAGCTCGATAAAGACCTCCTTGCAGCATCAATTCATCATGTGTGCCGCACTGCTCAATCCCTGCTTTGTTCAGTACCAAAATCCGGTTTGCATTACGGATCGTCTTCAAGCGGTGCGCGATCATGATGACGGTTTTGTTTTGAGTAAGGGCTTCAATGGCTGCTTTCAGCTTGTCTTCGTTTTCCGGATCAACATTTGCAGTAGC
This is a stretch of genomic DNA from Mageeibacillus indolicus UPII9-5. It encodes these proteins:
- a CDS encoding EndoU domain-containing protein yields the protein MKSGGHGQTGLKELDKYGIEYHIVKTYPNGVRVGYVPDHKKPVKQEGTNQAWFPAHWTTKDIKHAGEHVANLKGNKHVKDGVIVFGNWKGVRVGVIRTHGQIGTIFPDSNQPSNKRGRNNGCTKV
- a CDS encoding DUF3784 domain-containing protein → MTIVSLLAGITLTIVGILIWKFKLVGILAGYTPKSGVDETRLATMSGLLLLLLGLLLLVESFLILKGIIMAEKAIFVVVGTIIIGVIVVAVVTSYYSKH
- a CDS encoding helix-turn-helix domain-containing protein, with translation MSWQEKVENLMLDRGINQKQLSQLSGITESSVSRYLRSERRPRLDIVVNFAKAFGVATEYLLDEGEDSETSAYETSAYETSAYETISTAIARKGGELTAEEKNELIALLLGSKADV
- a CDS encoding helix-turn-helix transcriptional regulator, producing MKNTISQLRKQHKITQEELANEVGVTRQTITSIETGKYIASLPLAFKIAKFFDMSIEEIFSIEEDD
- a CDS encoding helix-turn-helix domain-containing protein, whose product is MLLGEKIRNARVEAGLTQEELAEMIMVSRAAVAKWEGGRGLPDVANLKMIADALGVTVDYLLDKDNAIDLSIIKKPIDLAKYALNAKLGVRKKIKIKEQIVRDEYPDAEIIMLTVTKFIPNSSEKFMDNFIGFITTLFGGIPLFDTFAFGKAVESIGSEQYYLVNKKEKQFFVLITDEYIISRMMRVKFTDKKMCVGDKEFTQVGKLRDK
- a CDS encoding ImmA/IrrE family metallo-endopeptidase, whose product is MYRSGSEYDKLDKLIYSIYDDYNIDKFPIDAKELCRKMKIALVPYSAFSDEAKKLLHKKSKHAFFVKESKENPPTIYYNDLFESEGAIRLSIFHEIGHYICEDEDDSKDDLADYFARHFMCPTAYLMLKGIESANEIVAFCGVSFEAARNASANITSRNKKFGFKLFSHEEEFIKKIDPIAFGFYELTEKGGQT